The following coding sequences lie in one Halorarum halophilum genomic window:
- a CDS encoding non-histone chromosomal MC1 family protein, with protein sequence MVREDGKRNFALRETDGDEESVYSGNTPRQAALKAARRLEPGNSEEAADRTELRLREKGTDKVHIYDGWAWRESAPDNKPDWMPGEITEANVSKKGIEHLES encoded by the coding sequence ATGGTACGTGAGGACGGTAAGCGAAATTTCGCACTGCGCGAGACTGACGGGGACGAGGAGAGTGTCTACTCGGGGAACACCCCCAGGCAGGCGGCACTGAAGGCCGCACGCCGCCTCGAACCCGGGAACTCCGAGGAGGCCGCCGACCGGACGGAGCTCCGTCTCCGCGAGAAGGGGACGGACAAGGTCCACATCTACGACGGGTGGGCCTGGCGCGAGAGCGCGCCGGACAACAAGCCCGACTGGATGCCCGGCGAGATCACCGAAGCGAACGTCTCGAAGAAGGGCATCGAACATCTCGAGAGCTAG
- a CDS encoding DUF7546 family protein, translating to MSVTFARLWDPEFRHRHGWLLGVVALELLSVVAYFGLTSARITDLRYVLYPFVWITVGIWAVAAVDVRSDAPTSHRVAAAVVAAAYFLVLAWLAGLIAVYLGGHAHAHSHIHGLQIGMAAPGWGPRVAYVTHAFHVYFVPYRVIGFLALAYLVYATVVDATGAALSGALGLASCVGCTFPIFASLAAGVVGPSVAATVTDLSVDLSTAVFLAAVALLVVRPGFRR from the coding sequence GTGAGCGTCACGTTCGCCCGACTGTGGGACCCGGAGTTCCGGCACCGGCACGGCTGGCTGCTCGGCGTCGTCGCGCTCGAGTTGCTCTCGGTGGTCGCCTACTTCGGGCTCACGTCTGCACGGATCACCGACCTCCGCTACGTCCTCTACCCGTTCGTCTGGATCACGGTCGGGATCTGGGCGGTCGCCGCAGTCGACGTCCGATCCGACGCGCCGACGAGCCACCGCGTCGCGGCCGCGGTCGTCGCGGCGGCCTACTTCCTCGTCCTGGCGTGGCTGGCCGGCCTGATCGCGGTGTATCTCGGCGGGCACGCCCACGCCCACTCGCACATCCACGGGCTCCAGATCGGGATGGCCGCTCCCGGATGGGGGCCGCGGGTCGCCTACGTCACCCACGCGTTCCACGTGTACTTCGTCCCGTACCGCGTCATCGGCTTCCTCGCGCTGGCGTACCTCGTGTACGCGACCGTCGTCGACGCGACGGGTGCGGCCCTCTCCGGGGCGCTGGGGCTGGCCTCCTGTGTCGGCTGCACGTTCCCGATTTTCGCGTCGCTCGCGGCCGGCGTCGTCGGGCCGAGCGTGGCCGCGACCGTGACCGACCTCTCGGTGGACCTCTCGACCGCGGTGTTCCTCGCGGCCGTGGCGCTGCTGGTCGTCCGTCCGGGGTTCCGGCGGTGA
- a CDS encoding quinone-dependent dihydroorotate dehydrogenase: protein MRAYDLAKPALFALPPETAHGLTAQLMRAAQGTPVEDAVRARYAVEDDRLKTSAFGCSFPTPVGVAAGFDKNAHVPRFLAALGFGHVEVGGVTAEAQAGNPRPRLFRLPEDRALVNRMGFNNDGADEIGARLAASDLPYVPVGVNVGKSKSTPLDEAPSDYLYTFERVGEHADYVAVNVSSPNTPGLRSLQNRDALEAILGELLDAGADTLLVKFSPDLPRPAIEEALAVVDDLGLDGVVATNTTTERPDSLRSPNRAETGGLSGEPIEESATSLVRFIAERTDVPVVGVGGVSDAEGAYRKIRAGASVVQLYTALIYEGPGLARDINEGLLGLLERDGFDSVADAVGADLD from the coding sequence ATGAGGGCCTACGATCTCGCCAAGCCGGCGCTGTTCGCGCTCCCCCCGGAGACGGCCCACGGGTTGACCGCGCAGTTGATGCGGGCCGCGCAGGGAACGCCGGTCGAGGACGCCGTTCGGGCCCGGTACGCCGTCGAGGACGACCGGTTGAAGACGAGTGCGTTCGGCTGCTCGTTCCCTACGCCCGTCGGCGTCGCCGCCGGCTTCGACAAGAACGCGCACGTCCCGCGGTTCCTCGCCGCGCTCGGGTTCGGCCACGTGGAGGTCGGCGGCGTCACCGCCGAGGCACAGGCCGGCAACCCGAGACCCCGACTCTTCCGTCTCCCCGAGGACCGCGCGCTCGTGAACCGGATGGGCTTCAACAACGACGGCGCCGACGAGATCGGCGCTCGCCTCGCAGCGAGCGACCTCCCGTACGTCCCCGTCGGCGTCAACGTCGGGAAGTCGAAGTCCACACCCCTCGACGAGGCCCCCTCGGACTACCTGTACACCTTCGAGCGCGTCGGCGAGCACGCCGACTACGTCGCCGTAAACGTCTCCAGCCCGAACACGCCCGGCCTGCGCTCACTCCAGAACCGCGACGCCCTGGAGGCGATCCTCGGCGAACTGCTCGACGCCGGCGCCGACACGCTGCTCGTGAAGTTCTCCCCCGACCTCCCCCGCCCGGCCATCGAGGAGGCGCTCGCCGTCGTCGACGACCTCGGCCTCGACGGCGTCGTCGCGACGAACACGACGACCGAGCGGCCGGACTCGCTCCGGAGCCCGAACCGCGCGGAGACGGGCGGGCTCTCGGGTGAGCCCATCGAGGAGTCGGCCACCTCGCTCGTCCGCTTCATCGCCGAGCGAACGGACGTCCCCGTCGTCGGGGTCGGAGGCGTCTCAGACGCCGAGGGTGCCTACCGGAAGATCAGGGCGGGGGCGAGCGTGGTCCAGTTGTACACCGCGTTGATCTACGAGGGGCCGGGCCTCGCCCGCGACATCAACGAGGGGCTACTCGGCCTGCTGGAACGGGACGGCTTCGACTCCGTCGCCGACGCCGTCGGCGCGGACCTCGACTAG
- a CDS encoding DJ-1/PfpI/YhbO family deglycase/protease, producing the protein MTSETESERLEGTRVGVSLAPEGTEEVEFTEPNQAVSDAGARVDVLGVETGEADTVNDDLDPGDTYEVERSLSEVSPDEYDALIVPGGTVDADKLRVDDDAVELLREHVAADRPVGVICHGPWTLVEADVVDGRTLTSYPSPRIDVHNAGGEWVDEEVVTDGGVVSSRNPDDLPAFCETIVEEFAAGAE; encoded by the coding sequence GTGACGAGCGAGACCGAGTCCGAGCGTCTCGAGGGGACGAGGGTCGGGGTCTCCCTCGCGCCCGAGGGTACCGAAGAGGTGGAGTTCACCGAGCCGAACCAAGCTGTCTCCGACGCAGGGGCCCGCGTCGACGTCCTGGGAGTCGAGACCGGCGAGGCCGACACCGTCAACGACGACCTCGATCCGGGCGACACGTACGAGGTCGAGCGAAGCCTCTCGGAGGTCTCCCCCGACGAGTACGACGCGCTGATCGTCCCCGGGGGCACCGTCGACGCGGACAAACTCCGCGTCGACGACGACGCGGTGGAGTTACTGCGCGAACACGTCGCGGCCGACAGACCGGTCGGGGTGATCTGTCACGGCCCCTGGACGCTGGTCGAGGCGGACGTGGTCGACGGCCGGACGCTGACGTCCTATCCGAGCCCGCGGATCGACGTCCACAACGCGGGCGGCGAGTGGGTCGACGAGGAGGTCGTCACTGACGGGGGAGTCGTGAGCAGTCGGAACCCGGACGACCTCCCCGCGTTCTGCGAGACGATCGTCGAGGAGTTCGCAGCGGGCGCCGAGTGA
- a CDS encoding AbrB/MazE/SpoVT family DNA-binding domain-containing protein, whose translation MVRKKTLSPSGAKDENGEYHNVHVNLHEDELAVAGLEIGDEVFVRVRDGKIIIQAADPDEVEHDF comes from the coding sequence ATGGTCCGGAAAAAGACGCTCAGCCCGAGTGGCGCCAAAGACGAGAACGGCGAGTACCACAACGTCCACGTGAACCTGCACGAGGACGAACTCGCCGTCGCGGGCCTGGAAATCGGCGACGAGGTGTTCGTTCGGGTCCGCGACGGGAAGATCATCATCCAGGCAGCGGACCCCGACGAGGTCGAACACGACTTCTGA